A stretch of Solea senegalensis isolate Sse05_10M linkage group LG10, IFAPA_SoseM_1, whole genome shotgun sequence DNA encodes these proteins:
- the LOC122776136 gene encoding transmembrane and coiled-coil domain protein 3-like: MPSANVSVRSLSEVEKYLSSRMDRGSEGSFTSIPLSMRRGSSENNLDFDVSDGSPGPALGLEVHRSRSCLDSLQQKILKVTEQLKIEQTAKEENVAEYLKLVNSADKQQMGRIKQVFEKKNQKSAQHIAQMQKKLEQYHRKMKDNEISQSTSPRLSTVKHSTIPRESPRELLKDMTGSGRHPTMDKIKTIGPGVSLSPPFFFSKPREFANLIRNRFGSADNIAQLKTSLDVSSSLPTDGAEKGLSSSTSMVGKPKYPSDDECSSGSASISAESNGNPAGGGASAGQNNPDPGQGQGQPAGGDSQSRLALNLEEVREIRDAQSQLEEDMEELKAQFKREYGIVSQTLQEERYKYGHLEDQLNDLTELHQHEMANLKQELASIEERVAYQAQERARDIQEALESCQTRVFKLELQQQHQQQTVQLESHDARVLLGKSINIMLAIITVILVCVSTVAKFAAPLMRSRYHVVATILGICFLTIFWKSWDRLQYTLDRLLLLA, translated from the exons ATGCCCAGCGCCAACGTGTCCGTGCGAAGTTTATCCGAAGTGGAGAAATACCTCAGCAGCCGTATG GATCGGGGTTCTGAGGGCAGTTTCACCAGCATCCCCTTATCGATGCGGAGGGGTTCTTCAGAGAACAACCTTGATTTTGACGTCAGTGATGGAAGCCCTGGTCCTGCTCTTGGTTTAGAGGTCCACCGTAGTCGTTCTTGTTTAGACAGCCTCCAGCAAAAGATACTGAAAGTCACCGAGCAGTTGAAGATTGAGCAGACGGCGAAAGAAGAGAATGTAGCTGAGTATTTGAAGCTGGTGAACAGTGCAGACAAGCAGCAAATGGGGCGCATCAAGCAGGTGTTTGAGAAGAAGAACCAGAAATCAGCTCAACACATTGCCCAGATGCAAAAGAAGCTGGAACAGTATCATCGAAAGATGAAAGACAACGAAATCAGTCAGAGCACATCCCCTCGCCTGTCTACTGTCAAACACAGCACCATTCCAAGGGAGTCACCCAGAGAGCTGCTGAAGGATATGACGGGCAGTGGCCGCCACCCAACCATGGACAAGATCAAGACCATAGGGCCTGGTGTTTCCCTGTCCCCTCCTTTCTTCTTCAGCAAACCCAGAGAGTTTGCCAACCTTATAAGGAACAGGTTTGGCAGTGCTGACAACATTGCCCAACTCAAGACCAGCCTTGACGTTTCCTCTTCATTGCCCACCGACGGTGCAGAAAAGGGGCTGAGCAGCAGCACCTCCATGGTGGGAAAGCCTAAGTATCCCAGTGATGACGAGTGTTCCTCAGGGAGTGCTTCCATTTCAGCAGAAAGTAATGGTAACCCAGCAGGTGGAGGAGCATCAGCAGGGCAGAATAACCCAGATCCGGGCCAGGGCCAGGGGCAGCCAGCAGGTGGCGACAGTCAGAGCAGACTGGCTCTAAAcctggaggaggtgagggagaTCAGAGATGCTCAGAGCCAGTTGGAGGAAGATATGGAGGAACTAAAAGCTCAGTTCAAGAGAGAGTATGGCATCGTCAGCCAAACACTGCAGGAAGAGAGATACAA GTACGGGCATTTGGAAGATCAGCTGAATGACCTGACGGAGCTTCATCAACATGAAATGGCCAATTTGAAACAAGAACTTGCCAGTATTGAGGAGAGGGTGGCCTACCAGGCACAAGAGAGGGCCAGGGATATACAG GAAGCCCTCGAGTCGTGTCAGACGCGAGTGTTCAAgttggagctgcagcagcagcatcagcagcagacaGTCCAGCTTGAGAGCCACGATGCCCGGGTTTTGCTGGGGAAGAGCATCAACATCATGCTGGCCATCATCACGGTCATCTTGGTGTGCGTGTCCACCGTTGCCAAGTTTGCTGCTCCACTGATGAGGAGCCGATACCATGTGGTAGCTACCATCCTGGGGATTTGTTTTTTGACCATTTTCTGGAAGAGCTGGGACCGTTTACAGTACACCTTGGACAGGCTGTTGTTGCTTGCCTGA
- the nr2c1 gene encoding nuclear receptor subfamily 2 group C member 1 — MDGQTQRIQLVSADNNMALGHRIQIVTDQQTGQKIQIVTALEPSSPGKQQFILANAEYSPGGKVIVAKQEGSPNKVILSAPDGSGVNQLLFASPELAGQQIQFVTEGSDQSIVKPVVEYCVVCGDKASGRHYGAVSCEGCKGFFKRSIRKNLVYTCRGSGECAINKLHRNRCQYCRLQRCISLGMKQDSVQCERKPMEVATREKSVNCAASTEKIYIRKNLCSPLAATPTFVSDKETARSTSLLESSMLLNIQQPFSKMENTIFIPTSPEKDDPSHGDLGTLANVVTSLAHLNKAREANDGGNDLMGDETLSNGDSSMTDIQGDEQTASEITRAFDTLAKVLHPGDGSAADSLEATMQLMSGDQSGPVVELEGPLLSDSHIPFKLIMPLPVPEYLNVNYICESASRLLFLSMHWARSIPAFQTLGGEDNDINLMKACWNELFALGLAQCSNIMNVGTILAAIVSHLQTSLQEDKLSPDRVKLVMEHIWRMQEFCNSMSILSPDSYEYAYLKAIVLFSPDHPGINNTPQIERFQEKAYMELQDYVTRTYPEDSYRLSKLLLRLPALRLISAAVTEELFFAGLIGNVQIDSIIPYILKMESTDYNSQAVSGGV, encoded by the exons ATGGATGGACAGACTCAAAGGATTCAGCTCGTGTCAGCAGACAACAACATGGCCTTAGGACATAGAATCCAG aTTGTAACAGATCAGCAGACTGGACAGAAGATCCAGATTGTCACTGCACTTGAGCCATCTTCCCCTGGAAAGCAGCAGTTTATTCTTGCAAATGCCGAGTATTCTCCTGGTGGGAAGGTTATTGTGGCCAAGCAGGAGGGCTCACCCAACAAGGTCATCCTATCTGCCCCAGATGGTTCTGGGGTTAACCAGCTGCTGTTTGCCTCTCCTGAACTGGCTGGGCAGCAGATTCAG TTTGTGACTGAGGGCTCAGACCAGTCGATTGTGAAGCCAGTTGTGGAGTACTGCGTTGTCTGTGGAGATAAGGCCTCAG gGCGTCATTATGGTGCAGTCAGCTGTGAGGGGTGTAAGGGCTTCTTCAAGCGCAGCATTAGGAAAAACCTAGTGTACACATGCAGGGGATCTGGAGAATGTGCCATCAACAAGCTTCACCGAAATCGGTGCCAGTACTGTCGACTGCAGCGCTGCATATCTCTGGGCATGAAACAAGATT CTGTGCAGTGTGAGAGGAAGCCAATGGAGGTGGCCACCAGAGAGAAATCAGTCAACTGTGCTGCTTCCACCGAGAAGATCTACATCCGGAAGAACCTCTGTAGCCCACTGGCTGCCACACCCACTTTTGTATCGGACAAAGAAACTGCCAG GTCTACAAGTTTGCTGGAGTCGAGCATGTTGCTTAACATCCAACAACCTTTCTCCAAGATGGAAAACACCATCTTCATCCCAACGTCCCCCGAAAAG GACGACCCATCTCACGGTGACCTTGGTACGCTGGCAAACGTAGTGACTTCTCTCGCCCACCTCAATAAAGCCAGGGAGGCAAATGATGGCGGAAATGATCTGATGGGAGATGAAACACTTAGCAATGGCGACAGCTCGATGACAGACATCCAAGGAGATGAGCAAACTGCAAGTGAAATCACCCG AGCTTTTGACACCCTGGCTAAAGTGCTGCACCCTGGGGATGGATCCGCAGCAGACTCCCTGGAGGCCACAATGCAGCTGATGTCAGGGGACCAGTCAGGTCCTGTGGTGGAGTTGGAAGGACCTCTGCTCTCTGACAGCCACATCCCTTTCAAG CTCATCATGCCGTTGCCTGTGCCAGAGTACCTCAACGTTAATTACATCTGTGAGTCTGCTTCCCGCTTACTTTTCCTCTCTATGCATTGGGCACGCTCCATACCAGCCTTTCAAACCCTTGG aggagaggacaatGACATCAACTTAATGAAGGCCTGCTGGAATGAACTTTTTGCCCTGGGTCTGGCACAGTGTTCCAACATTATGAATGTTGGTACAATCTTAGCTGCCATTGTCAGCCATCTGCAGACCAGCTTACAGGAAG aCAAGCTGTCCCCAGATCGAGTAAAGCTAGTCATGGAGCACATTTGGAGGATGCAGGAGTTCTGTAACAGCATGTCCATACTCTCCCCAGATTCTTATGAATATGCCTACCTCAAAGCCATTGTTCTCTTCAGTCCAG ATCACCCAGGCATAAATAACACCCCGCAGATTGAGAGGTTTCAGGAGAAGGCGTACATGGAGCTGCAGGATTATGTAACCAGGACCTACCCAGAAGACTCCTATCG GTTATCCAAGCTGTTGCTGCGTCTTCCTGCCCTCAGGCTGATAAGTGCAGCTGTCACAGAGGAGCTGTTTTTTGCCGGGCTCATCGGCAATGTGCAGATTGACAGCATTATCCCTTACATCCTCAAAATGGAGTCCACTGATTATAATAGCCAGGCAGTCTCTGGTGGCGTTTGA